The Besnoitia besnoiti strain Bb-Ger1 chromosome IV, whole genome shotgun sequence genome contains a region encoding:
- a CDS encoding thioredoxin domain-containing protein (encoded by transcript BESB_051770): protein MTFHGFARSTDGPAGGGVCRQAVDLAATSRWPLSGTRCASFSRGSHFGPSPKNASVTLPSLLLSSANAFSRSLIRMGALLVTLAVLASGGGSLVHTSRDAPERHPSSISSFFSSFPSVLSAEARASPGKSRDFYRILGVKRNATTREIDKAYRKLAKQYHPDVNAGNEERFLDIARAHEVLSNEEERKKYDMFGEAGLGEGGGAPQGGQGMPFDFADMFGGMFGGGSGGPNIKFTFGGGDGGFGNVFPGGGGQGGARFQESPQDNASLYEAEDDEVAELGPQAVQRAVEGRDFVYFLALYNPRCRPCRQLKDEFVKAAKRMKDIVPFGAVNCSRFSNLSYCRDADHYPTLLFFLPDKSSRPIDYRGERTSAAMVRFLSENLPSTVVVLTDGSLESWLTKDPQMPKIVLFTDKKGIPPLFKFLSYQMRSQVALGVLFKNQTNLLAAFRAGLTYQKTHRSPAAGGKPLPNEIVFPSLLAIDDVDRLTGEWIDVKHHVNQELLVLTLSRVAAKARTASGVAFRELTARRMASGECGKDDSQFCFILLVSDRLASEEAPKDLFANLSELSEKFRRDPLKISWVNKDRQVQFASAFDLPAGQEVVFLAYRPKRKKYEVLAGVPQASTVESFVSDVVSGGKQLSRKLSKIPQLVKRQTPRATGHDEL from the exons ATGACTTTTCACGGTTTCGCTCGGTCCACAGACGGCCCAGCCGGAGGTGGCGTCTGCCGCCAGGCTGTAGACCTAGCAGCTACTTCCCGCTGGCCTCTCTCGGGCACCCGCTGTGCCTCTTTTTCCAGGGGATCTCACTTCGGTCCTTCACCGAAAAATGCTTCGGTAACTCTTCCCTCGCTTCTGCTTTCGTCTGCCAACGCCTTCAGCCGCTCGCTTATTCGCATGGGCGCCCTTCTTGTCACGCTCGCAGTCCTCGCCAGTGGCGGAGGCTCTCTCGTCCACACTTCGCGAGACGCCCCAGAGCGACACCCCTCTTCTatttcttcgtttttctcctcgtTTCCTTCTGTCCTCTCCGCTGAAGCAC GAGCTTCTCCGGGGAAATCTCGGGACTTTTATCGGATTCTCGGAGTAAAGAGGAACGCCACCACGAGAGAAATTGACAAG GCGTATCGCAAGCTTGCAAAACAATACCATCCGGATGTCAATGCAGGAAATGAAGAAAGATTCCTCGACATCGCGAGGGCACACGAG GTGCTTAGcaacgaagaggagaggaagaaataCGACATGTTTGGCGAGGCAGGCCTCGGAGAGGGTGGCGGCGCTCCCCAGGGTGGCCAAGGCATGCCGTTCGACTTCGCAGATATGTTCGG AGGGATGTTTggtggcggcagcggcggcccgAACATCAAGTTCACTTTTGGCGGCGGGGACGGAGGCTTTGGCAACGTCTTCcctggaggaggaggtcAGGGCGGTGCTCGATTCCAGGAGAGCCCGCAGGACAACGCGAGTCTGTACGAagccgaggacgacgaagtcGCCGAGCTGGGTCCGCAGGCTGTCCAGCGCGCCGTCGAGGGCCGCGATTTTGTTTACTTCCTCGCGCTGTACAacccccgctgccgcccctgCAGGCAGCTGAAGGACGAGTTCGTCAAGGCGGCCAAGCGGATGAAGGACATTGTTCCG TTCGGTGCGGTGAACTGCAGCCGCTTCAGCAATCTCTCTTACTGCCGCGACGCGGATCACTACCCGACTCTGTTGTTCTTCTTGCCCGACAAGAGCTCGCGCCCGATTGACTACCGCGGAGAGAG AACCTCGGCGGCAATGGTGCGGTTCCTCTCAGAGAATCTCCCCTCGACCGTCGTGGTGCTGACCGACGGGTCCCTCGAGAGCTGGCTCACGAAAGACCCTCAAATGCCTAAA ATTGTTCTGTTCACCGACAAGAAAGGCATTCCTCCGCTCTTCAAGTTCCTCTCGTACCAGATGCGCAGCCAAGTCGCCCTGGGCGTCCTCTTCAAGAACCAGACGAACTTGCTtgcggccttccgcgccggctTGACCTACCAGAAGACGCACCGATCccccgcggctggcggcaaACCGCTGCCGAATGAAATCGTTTTTCCCTCGCTTCTCGCGATCGACGACGTAGACCGACTCACCGGAGAGTGGATCGACGTGAAACACCACGTGAATCAGGAACTCCTCGTGCTCACGCTCTCCAGAGTTGCAGCCAAA GCTCGCACGGCCTCGGGCGTTGCGTTCCGCGAGTTGACGGCGCGGCGTATGGCCTCTGGCGAGTGCGGGAAGGATGATTCGCAG TTTTGTTTCATCCTCCTCGTGTCTGACCGCCTCGCGTCGGAAGAGGCGCCAAAGGATCTTTTCGCGAACCTCTCAGAACTCTCTGAAAAATTCAGACGCGACCCCCTTAAGATTTCGTGGGTCAACAAAGACCGACAG GTTCAGTTTGCGAGTGCCTTCGACTTGCCTGCGGGACAAGAGGTTGTGTTTCTTGCCTACCGCCCCAAGAGGAAGAAATATGAA GTCCTGGCCGGCGTGCCGCAGGCCTCCACGGTGGAGTCCTTCGTCAGCGACGTCGTGTCGGGCGGAAAGCAGCTCTCTCGCAAGCTGTCAAAGATTCCGCAGCTGGTcaagcggcagacgcctcggGCGACTGGCCACGACGAACTCTAA